One region of Wyeomyia smithii strain HCP4-BCI-WySm-NY-G18 chromosome 3, ASM2978416v1, whole genome shotgun sequence genomic DNA includes:
- the LOC129727644 gene encoding uncharacterized protein LOC129727644 isoform X1, which translates to MFNPVSFLKALDDEKDFFRPLEYSLVVAGVTLRTSNPIARGLFNIYRCLLIMHVCLWFERLRYWISDSERKTEMIGSIAFLCELTVVLIRVGITYRYLNTIRNVQQFLRQRFDDYRNPDRNRSYRKIRLVVVMLIVSYVSVLLMQLFFGVLEEPFFVAPPHLLQQRFLATWFKYRIHVTFDAIFTSIFTANLTIINSYLIAFDVEVKQTSTAYKKLTQKVDEIVKQNIINSSELTFKQRKMSKELRFITVLKQELFIVIKSHIDLMDQLHDLKKFLNLTFMCMFYTQIVVSGCLLFFITLDKLTLLAVAMLSYGFTGMLECFWYCQLTNNLSESNQAVGNAVYSTDWSHRLHYYPAVQADYREIRNALLIVMINSQKKLGISCGGLFEMSIEAFSDFMKMTYNCLMFLLNATRK; encoded by the exons ATGTTCAACCCTGTTTCATTTCTCAAGGCGTTGGATGACGAAAAGGACTTTTTCCGTCCGTTGGAATATTCTTTGGTGGTTGCAG GAGTTACATTGCGAACCAGTAATCCGATTGCTCGAGGTCTGTTTAACATCTATAGATGTTTACTAATTATGCATGTGTGCCTTTGGTTCGAGCGTCTGCGTTACTGGATATCAGATAGTGAGCGGAAAACAGAAATGATAGGATCAATAGCTTTTCTATGTGAGCTAACGGTAGTGTTGATTCGAGTTGGAATAACCTATCGTTACCTTAACACGATTCGGAATGTACAACAATTTCTCCGGCAACGTTTCGATGACTATCGGAATCCAGATAGAAACCGGTCGTATCGCAAGATCCGTCTGGTTGTAGTGATGCTAATTGTGTCGTATGTTTCCGTCCTTTTGATGCAACTATTTTTTGGCGTCCTTGAAGAACCTTTCTTTGTTGCCCCTCCCCATCTACTTCAACAAAGGTTTTTAGCAACATGGTTCAAGTACAGAATACACGTTACATTCGATGCGATATTCACTTCAATCTTCACGGCAAATCTGACGATCATCAACAGTTATTTAATTGCTTTTGATGTTGAGGTGAAACAAACTTCGACTGCATACAAAAAATTGACACAGAAGGTCGACGAGATCGTTAAACAAAACATTATCAACAGTTCAGAACTGACATTCAAACAACGCAAGATGAGCAAAGAATTGAGATTTATAACGGTGCTGAAACAAGAACTTTTCATCGTTATCAAAAGCCACATTGACTTGATGGATCAGTTGCATGATCTgaaaaaatttctaaacttaaCTTTCATGTGTATGTTCTATACCCAGATAGTAGTATCAGGATGCCTGTTGTTTTTCATAACATTAGACAAACTAACCCTTCTAGCTGTAGCGATGCTATCCTATGGTTTTACAGGAATGCTCGAGTGCTTTTGGTATTGTCAACTAACGAATAACCTAAGCGAATCG AATCAAGCGGTTGGAAATGCGGTATACTCTACGGACTGGTCCCATAGGCTTCACTATTACCCGGCAGTTCAGGCAGACTATCGAGAGATTCGCAACGCCCTACTGATTGTTATGATTAACTCGCAGAAAAAGTTGGGTATCAGTTGCGGTGGGCTGTTCGAGATGTCGATTGAGGCCTTCTCAGATTTCATGAAAATGACTTACAACTGTTTAATGTTTCTACTGAATGCTactcgaaaataa
- the LOC129727644 gene encoding uncharacterized protein LOC129727644 isoform X2 encodes MFNPVSFLKALDDEKDFFRPLEYSLVVAGVTLRTSNPIARGLFNIYRCLLIMHVCLWFERLRYWISDSERKTEMIGSIAFLCELTVVLIRVGITYRYLNTIRNVQQFLRQRFDDYRNPDRNRSYRKIRLVVVMLIVSYVSVLLMQLFFGVLEEPFFVAPPHLLQQRFLATWFKYRIHVTFDAIFTSIFTANLTIINSYLIAFDVEVKQTSTAYKKLTQKVDEIVKQNIINSSELTFKQRKMSKELRFITVLKQELFIVIKSHIDLMDQLHDLKKFLNLTFMCMFYTQIVVSGCLLFFITLDKLTLLAVAMLSYGFTGMLECFWYCQLTNNLSESRLEMRYTLRTGPIGFTITRQFRQTIERFATPY; translated from the exons ATGTTCAACCCTGTTTCATTTCTCAAGGCGTTGGATGACGAAAAGGACTTTTTCCGTCCGTTGGAATATTCTTTGGTGGTTGCAG GAGTTACATTGCGAACCAGTAATCCGATTGCTCGAGGTCTGTTTAACATCTATAGATGTTTACTAATTATGCATGTGTGCCTTTGGTTCGAGCGTCTGCGTTACTGGATATCAGATAGTGAGCGGAAAACAGAAATGATAGGATCAATAGCTTTTCTATGTGAGCTAACGGTAGTGTTGATTCGAGTTGGAATAACCTATCGTTACCTTAACACGATTCGGAATGTACAACAATTTCTCCGGCAACGTTTCGATGACTATCGGAATCCAGATAGAAACCGGTCGTATCGCAAGATCCGTCTGGTTGTAGTGATGCTAATTGTGTCGTATGTTTCCGTCCTTTTGATGCAACTATTTTTTGGCGTCCTTGAAGAACCTTTCTTTGTTGCCCCTCCCCATCTACTTCAACAAAGGTTTTTAGCAACATGGTTCAAGTACAGAATACACGTTACATTCGATGCGATATTCACTTCAATCTTCACGGCAAATCTGACGATCATCAACAGTTATTTAATTGCTTTTGATGTTGAGGTGAAACAAACTTCGACTGCATACAAAAAATTGACACAGAAGGTCGACGAGATCGTTAAACAAAACATTATCAACAGTTCAGAACTGACATTCAAACAACGCAAGATGAGCAAAGAATTGAGATTTATAACGGTGCTGAAACAAGAACTTTTCATCGTTATCAAAAGCCACATTGACTTGATGGATCAGTTGCATGATCTgaaaaaatttctaaacttaaCTTTCATGTGTATGTTCTATACCCAGATAGTAGTATCAGGATGCCTGTTGTTTTTCATAACATTAGACAAACTAACCCTTCTAGCTGTAGCGATGCTATCCTATGGTTTTACAGGAATGCTCGAGTGCTTTTGGTATTGTCAACTAACGAATAACCTAAGCGAATCG CGGTTGGAAATGCGGTATACTCTACGGACTGGTCCCATAGGCTTCACTATTACCCGGCAGTTCAGGCAGACTATCGAGAGATTCGCAACGCCCTACTGA